A single window of Sporosarcina sp. Marseille-Q4943 DNA harbors:
- a CDS encoding BrxA/BrxB family bacilliredoxin — MTMDFNFYMEDITKQARSEMEASGYEQLTTPEEVEAAFKRQGTTLVMVNSVCGCAGGIARPAAAHAIHYDKRPDHLVTVFAGQDKEATAYARMLFGEDHLPSSPSFALLKDGKLVAEVGRYEIEGHDPMSVVTNLQGQFEEYCEEV, encoded by the coding sequence ATGACAATGGATTTTAATTTTTATATGGAAGATATTACGAAACAGGCACGGTCTGAAATGGAAGCTAGCGGCTATGAACAGCTGACAACACCTGAGGAAGTGGAAGCGGCATTCAAACGCCAAGGAACGACACTTGTCATGGTGAACTCAGTTTGTGGATGCGCAGGGGGAATTGCACGTCCTGCAGCAGCACACGCTATCCATTACGACAAACGCCCTGATCACCTTGTCACTGTGTTTGCCGGTCAAGATAAGGAAGCAACAGCTTATGCGCGCATGCTATTCGGTGAAGACCATCTTCCGTCCTCCCCATCCTTTGCATTATTAAAGGACGGGAAGCTCGTTGCAGAAGTCGGACGCTATGAGATTGAAGGCCATGATCCGATGTCCGTTGTCACGAATTTGCAAGGCCAATTCGAAGAATATTGTGAGGAAGTATAA
- a CDS encoding methylmalonyl-CoA mutase family protein, giving the protein MTVDKMKKTTFLKSDFKQWKKLAVDSLKGKPYEQLTTETLEGIDLQPLYFERAALDSSSVVGSMKRNAGWIIAQQTIASDEADFLEQLEDSIDKGNEAIVYDGMNQFNWNDDQLLQLSSFISQYPIFLYNVSNDDPILRAFDFVHHEVREAVTGIVQVNDWTIPVGYKNIRTAGADLWKAHHEGADAVTELAIALAEASRIAGSYDSFQTFADNFYVRFPIDTHFFMEIAKLRAFRVLWQAFAHAYDVEELPLIPVMAVTSLRSFSKLDPYVNLLRAGNETFAAILGGADIIQAHPHDILTGPNASSIRYSRNMQLILKEETHVEKVLDPAGGSYFIEKLTEELVEKSWKLFLEIESKGGIERFYESGRLQEKLGKLQTETATGKKALIGTNVYAELTAINFDDWNGIDKVDRLAEPFEKLRYSFSENQPKTVILTFGKLKDFKPRADFVTGFLASGGIRSDWSPAFESVEQAIEWIKSEKPDYAIVCGHEEIVSNAMENLLTQMPAGILLDVAGRIDDETLLIWKQKGLNGLIFNGQDKIEKLQNILNSWQGGLQK; this is encoded by the coding sequence ATGACAGTTGATAAAATGAAAAAAACTACCTTTCTAAAATCAGACTTTAAACAATGGAAAAAACTTGCCGTCGATTCCTTGAAAGGGAAGCCATACGAACAATTGACGACAGAGACATTGGAAGGCATTGATTTACAACCACTCTATTTTGAAAGAGCAGCTCTTGACAGCTCTTCGGTAGTCGGATCAATGAAACGAAATGCCGGTTGGATCATTGCGCAGCAGACGATTGCAAGCGACGAGGCTGATTTCCTGGAACAATTGGAGGATTCGATTGATAAGGGGAATGAAGCGATTGTATATGACGGTATGAACCAATTTAACTGGAACGACGATCAGCTCTTGCAATTGTCTTCATTCATATCACAATATCCAATTTTCCTTTACAACGTCAGCAATGATGATCCGATTTTAAGGGCATTTGATTTTGTACACCATGAAGTTCGGGAAGCTGTAACCGGTATCGTTCAAGTGAATGACTGGACGATTCCGGTTGGATATAAAAACATCCGGACTGCAGGAGCTGATTTATGGAAAGCTCACCATGAAGGCGCAGATGCGGTCACTGAGCTAGCAATCGCATTGGCGGAAGCTTCCCGAATTGCTGGAAGCTATGATAGCTTCCAAACATTCGCTGACAACTTCTATGTCCGTTTTCCGATTGACACTCATTTTTTCATGGAGATCGCTAAACTAAGAGCATTTCGAGTGTTATGGCAAGCGTTCGCGCATGCGTATGATGTCGAGGAACTACCATTAATACCTGTGATGGCAGTAACATCTTTACGCTCTTTTTCGAAGCTTGATCCATACGTCAACTTGCTCCGTGCAGGGAATGAGACTTTCGCCGCCATTTTAGGGGGAGCTGATATTATACAAGCTCACCCTCACGATATACTGACCGGGCCAAACGCAAGCTCGATCCGGTATAGCCGCAATATGCAGCTCATTCTAAAGGAAGAAACCCATGTGGAAAAAGTTCTTGACCCCGCTGGTGGTTCGTATTTTATTGAAAAGCTGACGGAAGAGCTTGTCGAAAAGTCTTGGAAACTGTTTCTTGAAATCGAGAGCAAAGGCGGTATCGAACGTTTCTATGAGAGCGGCCGATTGCAGGAGAAATTAGGTAAACTGCAAACTGAAACGGCTACAGGCAAAAAAGCACTCATTGGTACAAATGTGTACGCAGAACTTACAGCGATAAACTTTGATGATTGGAATGGCATTGATAAAGTCGACCGATTGGCCGAACCTTTCGAAAAACTCCGTTATTCATTTAGTGAAAATCAGCCAAAAACTGTCATACTGACATTCGGCAAACTGAAAGACTTCAAGCCACGGGCAGATTTCGTGACGGGATTCTTGGCGTCTGGTGGAATTAGAAGCGATTGGAGCCCTGCATTCGAAAGTGTTGAGCAAGCAATTGAATGGATAAAAAGTGAAAAACCGGATTACGCAATTGTCTGTGGTCATGAAGAGATTGTATCGAACGCCATGGAAAATCTCCTTACTCAAATGCCTGCGGGAATATTGCTTGATGTGGCGGGAAGAATCGATGATGAAACATTGCTTATTTGGAAGCAAAAAGGCCTTAACGGCTTGATCTTCAACGGTCAAGATAAAATTGAAAAACTGCAAAACATCTTGAATTCGTGGCAAGGAGGGCTCCAAAAATGA
- the meaB gene encoding methylmalonyl Co-A mutase-associated GTPase MeaB codes for MHVMNGIEASHDGMVAPKRKRFVKKEKKIDIDGLHEEISNGSRLHLSKAITLLESRAEQDQKAGQELLRKLLPKTGKSIRIGITGVPGAGKSTFIETFGLQLAQEGHKVAVLAIDPSSTVTGGSILGDKTRMEALAKHPNAFIRPSPSSGTLGGVHKKTRETMLLCEAAGYEIILIETVGVGQSETVVRGMVDFFMLLVLTGAGDELQGMKKGIMELADCMIIHKADGDNLKLAKKTVREYRQLLHFLQPATPGWTTTALPVSSLERTGLESVWETINVFQEEMKSSGFWHERRQAQTRDWFHSMIQDRLIDSFYSQHGKKELVADLEKQLQTGELTVASAVDIILPMNDFTHRMDN; via the coding sequence ATGCATGTCATGAACGGGATCGAGGCAAGTCATGACGGCATGGTTGCCCCAAAACGAAAACGATTTGTGAAAAAAGAAAAGAAAATCGACATCGATGGTTTGCATGAAGAAATCAGCAATGGATCGAGGCTGCATCTTTCCAAGGCGATAACACTTTTAGAGAGCCGGGCGGAACAGGATCAGAAAGCAGGGCAAGAGTTGCTGCGGAAACTGCTGCCGAAAACAGGGAAGAGCATTCGAATTGGCATAACAGGCGTTCCAGGAGCTGGAAAGAGCACTTTTATTGAAACGTTCGGACTTCAATTAGCACAAGAAGGCCATAAGGTGGCTGTACTCGCTATCGATCCGAGTTCTACGGTGACAGGCGGGAGCATTTTGGGCGATAAGACAAGAATGGAGGCGCTCGCAAAGCATCCGAACGCCTTCATCCGTCCATCTCCTTCTTCCGGAACCCTCGGAGGCGTCCATAAAAAAACCCGAGAAACGATGTTGCTTTGCGAAGCTGCAGGGTATGAGATCATCCTTATTGAAACAGTCGGTGTCGGTCAAAGTGAAACCGTTGTCAGAGGGATGGTCGACTTCTTCATGTTGCTCGTTTTGACAGGAGCCGGCGACGAGCTGCAAGGCATGAAAAAAGGGATCATGGAACTGGCGGATTGCATGATCATCCATAAAGCGGATGGCGATAATTTGAAACTTGCAAAGAAGACTGTAAGGGAATACAGACAACTTCTCCATTTCCTCCAACCGGCGACACCCGGGTGGACGACGACGGCATTGCCTGTCTCGTCGCTCGAACGTACAGGCTTAGAATCGGTATGGGAAACAATTAATGTGTTCCAGGAGGAAATGAAAAGCAGCGGCTTCTGGCATGAACGGAGACAAGCCCAAACGAGAGATTGGTTCCATTCGATGATCCAGGATCGATTGATCGATAGTTTCTATTCGCAACATGGTAAGAAGGAACTTGTCGCCGATCTTGAAAAACAATTGCAAACGGGGGAGTTGACAGTTGCGAGCGCTGTTGACATCATCCTTCCGATGAATGACTTCACGCATAGAATGGACAACTAA
- the scpA gene encoding methylmalonyl-CoA mutase: MNKPDFNKVDISKINIPKNPSVNETPFLTNEGISIKSEYTSEDIEGVDHLEDMPGIAPNTRGPYPTMYVARPWTVRQYAGFSTAEESNAFYRRNLAMGQKGLSVAFDLATHRGYDSDHPRVTGDVGKAGVAIDSVEDMKILFDGIPLDQMSVSMTMNGAVLPIMAFYIIAAEEQGVSPEKLAGTIQNDILKEYMVRNTYIFPPEMSMRIIADIFEYTSKYMPKFNSISISGYHMQEAGATADIELAYTLADGLEYVRTGLKAGIDIDSFAPRLSFFWAIGMNYFMEIAKMRAARKIWAQMMQSFNPSNPKSLALRTHSQTSGWSLTEQDPFNNVTRTLVEANAAAMGHTQSLHTNALDEAIALPTDFSARIARNTQLFLQEETNMTKTIDPWGGSYYVERLTADLMEKAWELIEEIEDLGGMAKAIETGLPKMKIEEAAAKRQAKIDSRTETIVGVNKYRLEKEEPIDILEIDNTVVRQKQIDRIRQLKEQRNEADVNSALGALTDAARSGNGNLLALSVKAARARATIGEISDAIERVSGRHKAVIRSVSGVYSSNFSNSEEIEEVKEMTDEFLEHEGRRPRILIAKMGQDGHDRGAKVIASSFADLGFDVDIGPLFQTPEETALQAAENDVHVIGVSSLAAGHKTLVPALRNELLKIGREDILIVVGGVIPAQDYDFLRENGATAIFGPGTVIPVAAQKVIEDIYRALGYEEVTE, translated from the coding sequence ATGAATAAACCCGATTTCAACAAGGTAGACATCAGTAAGATAAACATTCCTAAAAACCCTTCCGTAAACGAAACACCTTTCCTTACAAATGAGGGAATTTCCATCAAATCAGAATACACGAGTGAGGATATAGAAGGTGTAGATCACTTGGAGGACATGCCGGGCATCGCCCCGAATACGAGAGGCCCATACCCGACGATGTACGTTGCACGCCCTTGGACTGTCCGCCAATATGCCGGTTTCTCGACTGCCGAAGAGAGTAATGCATTTTATCGAAGGAATTTGGCGATGGGGCAAAAAGGTCTGTCTGTCGCTTTTGACTTGGCGACACACCGCGGATATGACTCCGATCATCCTAGGGTGACAGGCGATGTCGGTAAAGCGGGAGTAGCAATCGACTCCGTTGAAGATATGAAAATCCTATTTGACGGCATCCCGCTTGACCAGATGTCCGTTTCGATGACGATGAATGGGGCCGTTTTGCCGATCATGGCTTTTTACATCATTGCGGCAGAGGAGCAAGGCGTTTCTCCTGAAAAGCTTGCGGGTACGATTCAAAACGATATATTGAAAGAATATATGGTAAGGAACACATACATCTTTCCCCCTGAAATGTCGATGCGCATTATCGCGGATATATTTGAGTACACATCCAAATATATGCCGAAATTCAACTCGATTTCGATTTCGGGCTACCATATGCAAGAAGCAGGGGCTACGGCAGATATCGAGCTTGCCTATACATTGGCGGACGGGCTTGAATACGTTCGCACCGGCTTGAAGGCAGGAATCGACATCGATTCCTTCGCACCTCGTCTGTCGTTCTTTTGGGCGATCGGCATGAATTATTTCATGGAAATTGCGAAAATGAGGGCGGCACGCAAAATCTGGGCGCAAATGATGCAATCCTTTAACCCGTCCAATCCTAAATCCCTCGCTTTGCGTACGCATTCTCAAACATCGGGATGGAGTTTGACCGAACAGGATCCATTCAATAATGTTACGCGTACATTGGTGGAAGCGAATGCTGCAGCGATGGGGCATACACAGTCCTTGCATACGAACGCGCTAGACGAAGCAATTGCGCTGCCGACGGATTTCTCCGCAAGAATCGCACGGAACACGCAACTGTTCCTGCAAGAGGAAACAAATATGACAAAGACGATCGATCCATGGGGCGGTTCCTATTATGTTGAAAGGCTAACCGCTGATTTGATGGAAAAGGCGTGGGAACTGATTGAAGAAATTGAAGACTTAGGCGGAATGGCCAAAGCAATTGAAACCGGCTTGCCGAAGATGAAAATTGAAGAAGCTGCCGCCAAACGTCAAGCGAAAATCGACTCCCGCACAGAAACGATAGTTGGAGTGAATAAATATCGACTTGAAAAGGAAGAACCTATCGATATATTGGAAATCGACAATACAGTCGTTCGCCAAAAGCAGATTGATCGTATCCGTCAATTGAAAGAACAACGAAATGAAGCAGATGTTAATTCTGCTTTGGGTGCATTAACGGATGCAGCGCGCAGTGGAAACGGGAATCTTCTAGCGTTATCAGTTAAAGCAGCGAGAGCCAGGGCAACAATCGGAGAAATCTCTGATGCAATCGAGAGAGTGTCGGGTAGACATAAAGCGGTTATACGGTCTGTGAGCGGCGTCTACAGCTCGAACTTCTCGAATTCGGAAGAAATTGAAGAAGTGAAAGAGATGACAGATGAGTTTCTGGAACATGAAGGCCGACGTCCACGTATCCTCATCGCAAAAATGGGACAGGACGGTCATGACCGCGGCGCGAAAGTAATTGCTTCCTCTTTTGCGGACTTAGGTTTCGATGTGGACATCGGTCCATTGTTCCAAACTCCTGAAGAGACCGCTTTACAGGCGGCTGAAAATGATGTCCATGTAATCGGTGTAAGTTCGCTTGCCGCTGGACATAAGACACTCGTACCCGCGTTGCGGAATGAGCTTTTGAAAATCGGAAGGGAAGATATCCTTATCGTTGTCGGCGGGGTCATCCCTGCTCAAGATTATGATTTTTTGAGAGAAAACGGCGCGACGGCCATTTTCGGTCCGGGAACGGTCATCCCGGTTGCTGCACAGAAAGTAATAGAAGATATCTATCGCGCGCTTGGGTACGAGGAAGTGACGGAGTGA